A genomic window from Centroberyx gerrardi isolate f3 chromosome 14, fCenGer3.hap1.cur.20231027, whole genome shotgun sequence includes:
- the LOC139911417 gene encoding extracellular matrix protein 2 encodes MVTTSGTPALETAATHLPVVTVSDKHVAATSLPTEEGEDDRPQTEAEEEKQREQQRVDFVKLEARRGRRGAWGRRRHAATVEATAYRLAGLGRPLPGWRRHRTGGETGALMAVLKVLHAEKNRLMDQEKAGKEEEEEEEEEDDDDDDDDDDDDDDDDDEEEEEEEEEEEEEEEEEEEEEEEEEEEEEEEGTELPTNQTEALTSSLPDTCQPANGQISCRGVGMTHLPIITDLGVTKLDLAENNISRVAPQGFSGLPNLETLDLSQNKLDDESLSQNLLSNLTFLKKLNLDGNQLTRVPELPPSLEELKINNNKLNTLTPHCFKGVVNLLSLELEQNGLHEGSVSPLAFEPLERILDLRLDNNHFSSLPQGLPPSLQELRISNNVIQEVAEDALSGCVHLRALDLSHNLVHEQGIAARAWTHLTSLEALDLSYNRLSSVPMHLPRPLRQLTLQHNTVSHIPPNTFRHLRPGLQSLRLSHNALGDEGFERLSFVGTYRTLAELLLDNNHLEEVPRCIRQFKNLQVLRLDNNQIRMVRRWGVCHPRNAGSSLASVHLENNLLKVEKIPPVAFSCLTDPQGLVLQPQQGQDQ; translated from the exons ATGGTTACCACATCTGGGACACCTGCGTTAGAAACAGCAGCCACTCACCTACCAGTAGTGACCGTGTCAGACAAACATGTAGCAGCTACAAGTCTCCCTACCG AAGAGGGTGAGGATGATCGTCCACAAactgaggcggaggaggagaaacagagggagcagCAAAGAGTTGATTTCGTAAAACTGGAGGCTcgtagagggaggagaggagcctgggggaggaggagacatgcGGCTACAGTGGAGGCCACTGCATACAGACTG GCGGGGCTGGGGCGCCCCCTACCAGGCTGGAGGAGGCATAGGACTGGAGGGGAGACCGGCGCTCTGATGGCTGTGCTTAAGGTACTTCATGCTGAGAAGAACAGGTTGATGGATCAAGAGAAagcagggaaggaggaagaagaagaggaagaggaagaggatgatgatgatgatgatgatgatgatgatgatgacgatgacgacgacgacgaggaggaggaggaggaggaggaagaggaagaagaggaggaggaggaagaggaggag gaagaggaggaagaggaggaggaagaagaagaagaggggactGAGCTTCCCACCAATCAGACAGAGGCACTCACCAGCTCTCTTCCAGACACGTGTCAGCCTGCTAACGGACAAATCAGCTGCAGGGGCGTCGGCATGACTCACCTGCCAATCATCACTGACCTGGGAGTCACAAAGCTGGACCtggcag AGAACAACATCAGTCGCGTCGCTCCACAAGGTTTCTCTGGTCTGCCGAACCTGGAGACACTGGACCTGAGCCAAAACAAACTGGACGATGAGTCGCTCAGCCAAAACCTCCTGTCT AACTTGACCTTTCTGAAGAAGCTGAACCTAGATGGCAACCAGCTAACCAGGGTCCCAGAACTGCCGCCATCTTTGGAAGAACTCAAGATTAACAACAACAAGCTTAACACACTCACCCCTCACTGCTTCAAAg GTGTGGTGAACCTGTTGtctctggagctggagcagaACGGTCTCCATGAAGGCAGTGTGTCACCTTTAGCCTTCGAGCCACTGGAGAGGATTCTGGACCTGCGATTGGACAACAAccacttctcctccctcccccagggcctccctccctccctacag GAGCTGAGGATAAGCAACAATGTGATACAGGAGGTGGCAGAAGATGCTCTGAGCGGGTGTGTCCATCTGAGAGCGCTGGACCTGAGTCACAACCTGGTGCATGAGCAGGGCATCGCCGCCCGGGCCTGGACCCATCTCAC CTCCCTGGAAGCCTTGGATCTGTCTTATAACCGCCTGAGCTCTGTCCCCATGCATCTGCCCCGCCCGCTCCGTCAACTGACCCTACAGCACAACACCGTCAGTCACATCCCCCCCAACACCTTCCGTCACCTGCGGCCCGGCCTGCAGTCCCTCCGTCTATCCCACAATGCCCTGGGCGATGAGGGTTTCGAGCGACTTTCTTTCGTTGGAACGTACCGCACACTTGCTGAGCTCCTATTGGACAACAACCATCTGGAGGAGGTGCCTCGCTGCATTCGACAGTTTAAGAATCTGCAGGTGCTGAGACTGGACAACAACCAGATCAG GATGGTGAGGCGGTGGGGAGTGTGCCACCCTCGTAATGCTGGCTCCAGCCTGGCCTCAGTTCACTTGGAAAACAACCTGCTGAAGGTGGAGAAGATTCCCCCAGTGGCTTTCTCCTGTCTCACCGACCCCCAGGGACTGGTCCTCCAGCCACAGCAGGGGCAGGACCAGTAG
- the bgnb gene encoding biglycan b, whose product MLPHCSLLLLLCLARLPLPSSALPFEQRGFWDFAMDSMDSGGMMTMMRDEEEGSAVEVLPPPEVPMCPFGCHCQLRVVQCSDLGLTEVPKNIPSDTKFLDLQNNRITELKENDFKGLSNLYALSLVNNKISKVHPRAFSPLKHMQKLYFSRNLLTSVPKNLPPSLIELRIHENRIKKVAEGAFSGLGNMNCIEMGGNPIQNSGFEPGAFKGLKLSYLRISEAKLTGVPKDLPDSLHELHLDHNQIQAVELEDLSRYKHLYRLGLGYNHILNIENGSLSFLPRLRELHLENNRLTRVPKGLPDMKYLQVVYLHSNNINQVGVDDFCPRGFGMKRTFYNGISLFANPVNYWEVQPATFRCVSDRLAIQFGNYKK is encoded by the exons ATGCTGCCCCACTGCtccctgctgctgttgctctgcCTGGCCCGgctgcccctcccctcctcagccCTGCCCTTTGAGCAGAGAGGCTTCTGGGACTTTGCCATGGACAGTATGGACAGCGGCgggatgatgacgatgatgaggGATGAGGAAGAAGGCTCCGCCGTAGAAGTGCTGCCCCCGCCTGAAGTACCCATGTGCCCCTTCGGCTGCCACTGTCAGCTCAGAGTGGTCCAGTGTTCTGACCTAG GTCTGACTGAGGTTCCAAAGAACATCCCTTCGGACACCAAGTTCCTGGATCTGCAAAACAACCGCATCACTGAGCTTAAAGAGAACGACTTCAAAGGCCTATCTAACCTCTAT gccCTGTCTCTGGTGAACAACAAGATCTCCAAAGTCCACCCCAGAGCATTCAGCCCTCTGAAGCACATGCAGAAGCTCTACTTCTCCAGGAATCTCCTGACCAGCGTGCCCAAGAACTTGCCTCCCTCTCTGATCGAGCTGAGGATCCACGAGAACCGCATCAAGAAGGTGGCGGAGGGAGCCTTCTCAGGACTGGGCAACATGAACTGCATAG AGATGGGAGGGAACCCCATCCAGAACAGTGGTTTTGAGCCTGGAGCCTTCAAGGGACTGAAGCTCAGCTATCTGCGTATATCTGAGGCCAAACTGACTGGGGTGCCCAAAG ATCTCCCAGACAGTCTCCATGAGCTCCATCTGGACCACAACCAGATCCAGGCTGTGGAACTGGAGGACCTGAGCCGCTACAAGCATCTGTACAG GTTGGGCCTGGGCTACAACCACATCCTTAACATAGAGAACGGCAGTCTGTCCTTCCTCCCCAGACTGAGAGAGCTGCATCTGGAGAACAACCGCCTCACTCGTGTCCCCAAAGGCCTGCCAGATATGAAATACCTACAG GTGGTGTACCTCCATTCCAACAACATCAACCAGGTGGGAGTGGACGACTTCTGCCCCCGGGGCTTTGGGATGAAGAGGACGTTCTATAACGGCATCAGCCTGTTCGCTAACCCCGTCAATTACTGGGAGGTGCAGCCTGCAACCTTCCGCTGTGTCAGCGACCGACTGGCCATCCAGTTTGGCAACTACAAGAAGTAG